From the Streptomyces syringium genome, one window contains:
- a CDS encoding eCIS core domain-containing protein, producing the protein MSRVQVPAGHQQTNEAAAQQRKRKARAPKARTPEPKEIITGAGQPLDLGLRRELEERLGHDFSRVRVHTDRDAALLTDLLGADAVTVGEDVFFAEGRFRPGTEDGRRLVAHELLHTVQAPHPLGALKAGRDLGAVSMPQDAVERQAEDGARSQRPRPEVTRNATPGWLRYARVRADQFRTELLDPATLVDRLTAGILRSLRGDPTDAAGRVRQQLTRFAPELKASVLERLSLRLPTSDHERLLELVERSERGPAETDAGVIPGPVTEPAHEPVEESDVPPKDLPKDPAGEKDEEEGKGKEEGKEEGKEEGQDEKPEEKEKKPEEEAEEEPSAEDAEPEPKPEPGAGEAGPAGTGRPQEATVGAAAGAVVGAEPSRAAAAAAQAPGAPEQQRVAGQRRPAEGSRPKAVDRRQDRQPGPARPEQVDKLAGAKDSPLARHGLLDDEQGKAEDEPLGVEAEAEKDVETPQDEEPEAAKPAGPELRPEDFVPSTDLDVSSVPTADRLDVSAGGPAAQEAPSFPEPPSTKADEIQQDRENEAEEEPEEAPEPPAPRQAEADRPAPAPEADASARREADREAESRTARDLQPDKPVEQEVGPDPEAGGPEAGQLSPETDQEAAPEPSHSDGPGRQDVEPAVAEAPSADGRGRSERARPGPGGPGPSDAAGAPGAMAETEEPGPGLGAMGPAAEQTEAPGALGAPGAQAGPEASMEEGGGACAGAPQPTTEEAGGGEGGCGGGGGTGGKEKEAEKPAPPDVSGQAPQSALATAGTLPPDQMVPTLDGVDGAVDRSVGEQHAALEADAPTAQRPSGAPRTLSGTPEEAAPAQQVTERVEREGAEGGKEQKKADGEKVGGQNPAADVSRPNVADDAANQVTAQDVQNMQHAVGEVPTSDPSLNTTVGTAPKVQLTGESDPRRTDQQAENLKSSSAKILGVGREDAAKPMGEDQIYPDVPGETLRGDVPGGSGGAGGRRRAGAAAGAKPGVAVVAQQERGPQIQAAVGQGQGRMGQEQSQQKQAEAEERRASQEAQDQAVAENAEAQAGERGQAAEQVRAERTQWQTEQDQEIGRADTDAAKEHGDKNKEIDTKRTDTDKDVGKRQDEDNQKIQDNRKEAEEKARKEKERKKEESSGWWGWVKSKVKAAFDALLSVVTGIFDFFRKIVNGIIEKFREFANWAIEQARKFAVELIKKLADALIAIGDVLLAAFPELREKFRNKIRQWRDQAIAKVNEWADKLKAAVNKLLDLLAAGLNKLLNLLEKGLKAAVAMVRDAVVAAIDFAQKAIAMLGQFAALVADIAPDPGGWLSKLGTAAKEGIQNHLWSAVKTAVKSWFNEKVESVLGLGKTIINVLVKGCVSMAQIGRMAWQALVQSLPAIIISIVVEKVVSMIVPAAGAIMTIIQGLMAAWGTISKIIAAFGKFFGFLKAVKSGVGAACLFAQAVAAGVVALLEFITNFLLSRLKLAAKGVGGRLKAMAQKIMKGLAKATKGPRKAAGAAVNRAKQGLNRAAQALKRPGRPGPRPGPKPSPKKPSTPRRERPSTGKAPGKGTPARTKPSRRSPAGRALNGAKAAVKGALKKVSNAARALGRKLKNSKLGKSLTNGAKKIRDAFTRQRDRLRERWNKRQQQRKQQRDERDKRENSPKAKEDRLAKIVARIKPRLVSLLKRGLLEKIFNAVLRGLRIWNRLTGLAPVGGENFNLVASLNPEATVTEAHFDLFSVGPEEKVTTALRQEIEAAFVGRKVTKLSEVMSLCEAAAKKVKDKGGAAGKGSDAGQGGRGGGKGSREVKSGQRGKALKADERGVSDRLRWVAGEDVQRDGEPDSTVLYFDRPGQKIVSLAIADFRKAKTYKLISKHEDQELYQDDLGSEYVKESAGGFVPRYLRRNASEKDRERIGEGKSLVPRGPDAKPDIPGHVLGKDKTPFISTTKRSKADITSGKKNEDGKEVTPLGGQFGKVRIDLLRISPKNIFDLTTKKAQDMWTLSHPKKDTTKQALQDVIRTREVLIKGEIPADAYEYSEPS; encoded by the coding sequence ATGAGCCGGGTCCAGGTGCCCGCCGGCCACCAGCAGACGAACGAGGCGGCTGCGCAGCAGCGCAAACGCAAGGCCCGCGCGCCCAAGGCCCGTACCCCGGAACCCAAAGAGATCATCACCGGCGCCGGGCAGCCGCTCGACCTCGGACTGCGCCGCGAGCTGGAGGAGCGGCTCGGTCACGACTTCAGCCGCGTCCGTGTCCACACCGACCGGGACGCCGCTCTGCTGACCGATCTGCTGGGCGCGGACGCCGTCACCGTCGGCGAGGACGTCTTCTTCGCCGAAGGAAGGTTCCGCCCGGGAACGGAGGACGGCCGGCGGCTGGTCGCCCACGAACTGCTGCACACCGTCCAGGCACCGCACCCCCTGGGCGCGCTGAAGGCGGGCCGCGACCTCGGCGCGGTCAGCATGCCGCAGGACGCGGTGGAACGGCAGGCCGAGGACGGCGCCCGCTCACAGCGCCCGCGCCCGGAGGTGACGCGGAACGCCACACCGGGCTGGCTGCGGTACGCACGGGTGCGCGCCGACCAGTTCCGCACGGAGCTGCTGGACCCGGCGACGCTGGTGGACCGCCTCACCGCGGGCATCCTCCGCTCGCTGCGCGGCGACCCGACGGACGCGGCCGGTCGGGTGCGACAGCAACTGACGCGCTTCGCACCAGAGTTGAAGGCATCGGTACTGGAAAGGCTCTCGCTCCGCTTGCCGACTTCGGACCATGAGCGGCTGCTGGAGCTGGTGGAGCGGAGCGAACGCGGCCCGGCGGAGACGGACGCGGGAGTGATCCCGGGGCCGGTGACGGAGCCGGCGCACGAACCGGTCGAGGAGTCCGACGTCCCGCCGAAGGATCTGCCGAAGGACCCGGCGGGGGAGAAGGACGAGGAAGAGGGGAAAGGCAAGGAAGAGGGCAAAGAAGAAGGCAAGGAAGAGGGCCAGGACGAGAAGCCCGAGGAGAAGGAGAAGAAGCCCGAGGAGGAGGCGGAGGAGGAACCGTCCGCCGAGGACGCGGAGCCCGAGCCGAAGCCCGAGCCCGGGGCCGGGGAGGCGGGCCCGGCCGGGACCGGGCGCCCTCAAGAGGCCACTGTCGGCGCGGCCGCCGGGGCGGTGGTGGGTGCCGAACCATCTCGGGCAGCGGCTGCCGCCGCGCAGGCCCCCGGTGCGCCCGAGCAGCAGCGCGTGGCCGGGCAGCGCCGCCCTGCCGAGGGTTCCAGGCCCAAGGCCGTCGACCGGCGCCAGGACCGGCAGCCGGGCCCGGCCCGCCCTGAGCAGGTGGACAAGCTCGCCGGTGCGAAGGACAGTCCGCTGGCCCGGCACGGTCTGCTCGACGACGAGCAGGGCAAGGCGGAGGACGAGCCGCTGGGGGTGGAGGCGGAGGCCGAGAAGGACGTCGAGACCCCGCAGGACGAAGAGCCGGAGGCCGCCAAGCCGGCCGGCCCGGAGCTGCGTCCGGAGGACTTCGTCCCGAGCACCGATCTCGATGTCTCGTCCGTGCCGACCGCCGACCGGCTCGATGTCTCCGCCGGCGGACCGGCGGCGCAGGAAGCACCCTCGTTCCCCGAGCCGCCGAGTACCAAGGCCGATGAGATCCAGCAGGACCGGGAGAACGAGGCGGAGGAGGAACCCGAGGAGGCACCCGAACCGCCCGCTCCCCGACAAGCCGAGGCCGACCGGCCCGCACCGGCACCCGAGGCAGACGCCTCGGCCCGGCGTGAGGCCGACCGGGAGGCGGAGAGCCGCACGGCACGGGATCTCCAGCCGGACAAGCCGGTCGAGCAGGAAGTCGGACCCGACCCGGAGGCGGGAGGGCCCGAGGCGGGCCAGCTGAGCCCGGAGACGGACCAGGAGGCGGCGCCCGAGCCCTCCCACAGCGACGGCCCCGGGCGGCAGGACGTCGAACCGGCCGTCGCCGAGGCCCCGTCGGCGGACGGGCGTGGCCGCTCCGAGCGGGCCCGCCCGGGACCGGGCGGCCCAGGGCCCTCGGACGCCGCCGGAGCGCCCGGCGCCATGGCGGAAACCGAGGAGCCCGGCCCCGGCCTCGGTGCCATGGGCCCCGCCGCGGAGCAGACCGAGGCACCCGGCGCCTTGGGTGCCCCCGGTGCGCAGGCCGGTCCGGAGGCCTCCATGGAGGAGGGCGGTGGTGCTTGCGCCGGTGCCCCGCAGCCCACCACCGAGGAGGCCGGTGGCGGCGAGGGCGGCTGTGGCGGCGGCGGTGGCACGGGCGGCAAGGAGAAGGAGGCGGAGAAACCGGCACCCCCGGACGTCTCGGGCCAGGCCCCCCAGAGCGCCCTCGCCACGGCCGGCACTCTGCCGCCCGACCAGATGGTGCCCACGCTCGACGGCGTCGACGGGGCGGTGGACCGCTCGGTCGGCGAGCAGCACGCCGCTCTGGAGGCCGACGCCCCTACCGCGCAACGCCCTTCAGGTGCCCCGCGCACGCTCTCCGGTACGCCGGAGGAGGCGGCCCCCGCCCAGCAGGTCACCGAACGCGTCGAGCGGGAAGGCGCCGAGGGAGGTAAAGAGCAAAAGAAAGCCGACGGGGAGAAGGTCGGGGGACAGAACCCGGCGGCCGACGTGTCCCGCCCCAACGTCGCGGATGACGCGGCGAACCAGGTGACCGCGCAGGACGTCCAGAACATGCAGCACGCGGTGGGTGAGGTGCCCACCTCGGACCCGTCCCTGAACACCACCGTGGGCACGGCGCCCAAGGTGCAGCTCACCGGGGAGAGCGACCCCCGGCGCACCGACCAGCAGGCCGAGAACCTCAAGTCCTCGTCGGCGAAGATCCTCGGCGTCGGCCGCGAGGACGCGGCCAAGCCGATGGGCGAGGACCAGATCTACCCGGACGTGCCCGGAGAGACGCTCCGGGGCGACGTGCCCGGTGGCAGCGGCGGGGCGGGCGGGAGGCGCCGGGCCGGCGCGGCCGCAGGGGCCAAGCCCGGGGTGGCGGTCGTCGCCCAGCAGGAGCGGGGACCGCAGATCCAGGCCGCGGTCGGCCAGGGCCAGGGCCGCATGGGCCAAGAGCAGTCCCAGCAGAAGCAGGCCGAGGCCGAGGAGCGCCGCGCGAGCCAGGAGGCTCAGGACCAGGCCGTCGCCGAAAACGCCGAAGCCCAGGCGGGCGAGCGCGGCCAGGCCGCCGAGCAGGTGCGGGCCGAGCGCACGCAGTGGCAGACGGAGCAGGACCAGGAGATCGGCCGGGCGGATACCGACGCGGCGAAGGAACACGGCGACAAGAACAAGGAGATCGACACCAAGCGCACCGACACCGACAAGGACGTCGGCAAGCGCCAGGACGAGGACAACCAGAAGATCCAGGACAACCGGAAGGAGGCGGAGGAGAAGGCCCGTAAGGAGAAGGAACGTAAGAAGGAGGAGTCCTCCGGCTGGTGGGGCTGGGTCAAGTCCAAGGTGAAGGCGGCCTTCGACGCGCTGCTGAGCGTGGTCACCGGGATCTTCGACTTCTTCCGCAAGATCGTCAACGGGATCATCGAGAAGTTCCGGGAGTTCGCCAACTGGGCGATCGAGCAGGCCAGGAAGTTCGCGGTCGAGCTGATCAAGAAGCTCGCGGACGCGCTGATCGCCATCGGTGACGTCCTCCTGGCGGCGTTCCCCGAGCTGCGGGAGAAGTTCCGCAACAAGATCCGGCAGTGGCGTGACCAGGCGATAGCCAAGGTCAACGAGTGGGCGGACAAGCTCAAGGCAGCCGTCAACAAGCTCCTCGACCTGCTGGCCGCCGGCCTGAACAAGCTGCTGAACCTGCTGGAGAAAGGCCTCAAGGCCGCGGTCGCGATGGTCCGCGACGCGGTGGTGGCCGCCATCGACTTCGCTCAGAAGGCGATAGCGATGCTGGGCCAGTTCGCGGCACTGGTCGCGGACATCGCCCCGGACCCGGGCGGTTGGCTGTCGAAGCTGGGCACGGCGGCCAAGGAGGGCATCCAGAACCACTTGTGGAGCGCCGTGAAGACGGCGGTGAAGTCATGGTTCAACGAGAAGGTCGAGTCGGTGCTCGGCCTGGGCAAGACCATCATCAACGTCCTGGTCAAGGGCTGTGTCTCGATGGCCCAGATCGGACGGATGGCCTGGCAGGCGCTGGTCCAGTCGCTGCCCGCGATCATCATCTCGATCGTGGTGGAGAAGGTCGTCTCGATGATCGTGCCGGCCGCCGGGGCGATCATGACGATCATTCAGGGCCTGATGGCGGCCTGGGGCACGATCAGCAAGATCATCGCCGCGTTCGGCAAATTCTTCGGCTTCCTCAAGGCGGTCAAGAGCGGCGTCGGAGCGGCTTGCCTGTTCGCCCAGGCGGTCGCGGCGGGTGTGGTCGCGCTCCTGGAGTTCATCACCAACTTCCTGCTGAGCCGCCTGAAGCTGGCGGCGAAGGGGGTCGGCGGGCGGCTCAAGGCGATGGCCCAGAAAATCATGAAGGGCCTGGCGAAGGCGACGAAGGGCCCGCGGAAGGCGGCGGGGGCCGCGGTGAACCGGGCGAAGCAGGGGCTGAACCGGGCGGCCCAGGCCTTGAAGCGCCCAGGCCGCCCGGGCCCGCGCCCCGGACCGAAGCCGTCCCCCAAGAAGCCCTCCACCCCCCGCCGCGAACGCCCCTCCACGGGCAAGGCGCCAGGCAAGGGCACGCCGGCCCGTACCAAGCCGAGCCGCCGGTCGCCGGCGGGACGCGCGCTGAACGGCGCCAAGGCGGCGGTGAAGGGCGCCCTGAAGAAGGTGAGCAACGCGGCCCGGGCGCTGGGCCGGAAGCTCAAGAACAGTAAGCTCGGGAAGTCGCTGACGAACGGGGCGAAGAAGATCCGGGACGCGTTCACGCGGCAGCGGGACCGCTTGCGTGAGCGGTGGAACAAGCGGCAGCAGCAAAGGAAGCAGCAGCGCGACGAGCGCGACAAGCGCGAGAACTCCCCGAAAGCCAAAGAAGACCGCCTGGCCAAGATCGTAGCGCGGATCAAGCCCAGGCTGGTCAGCCTGCTCAAGCGTGGTCTCCTCGAAAAGATCTTCAACGCCGTACTCCGTGGTCTGAGAATCTGGAACCGGCTGACCGGCCTCGCCCCGGTGGGCGGCGAGAACTTCAACCTGGTCGCCAGCCTGAATCCGGAAGCGACCGTCACCGAAGCGCATTTCGACTTGTTCTCCGTAGGGCCGGAGGAAAAGGTGACCACGGCGCTCCGCCAGGAAATCGAGGCGGCCTTCGTGGGGCGTAAGGTCACGAAGCTTTCGGAAGTCATGAGCCTCTGCGAAGCCGCGGCCAAGAAGGTGAAGGACAAGGGCGGGGCGGCCGGGAAGGGAAGCGATGCGGGCCAGGGAGGAAGGGGCGGCGGAAAGGGCTCCCGGGAGGTGAAATCGGGTCAGCGGGGCAAGGCTCTCAAAGCGGACGAGAGGGGGGTGTCCGATCGGCTTCGCTGGGTGGCCGGCGAGGATGTCCAGCGTGATGGTGAGCCTGATTCGACGGTGCTCTACTTCGATCGCCCCGGGCAGAAGATTGTCAGCCTTGCCATTGCGGACTTCCGCAAGGCGAAGACGTACAAGTTGATAAGCAAGCATGAGGATCAAGAGCTGTACCAGGATGATCTCGGTTCCGAGTACGTCAAGGAATCTGCCGGAGGTTTCGTTCCTCGTTACCTCAGGAGGAACGCGTCCGAGAAGGACCGGGAACGGATAGGTGAGGGAAAATCTCTGGTGCCGAGGGGGCCGGACGCCAAGCCGGACATTCCTGGGCATGTGCTGGGGAAGGATAAAACGCCGTTCATCTCGACCACCAAACGGAGCAAGGCGGACATTACGAGTGGTAAGAAGAATGAGGACGGCAAAGAGGTAACCCCGCTCGGTGGCCAGTTCGGTAAGGTGCGCATCGACCTTCTCCGGATCTCACCGAAGAACATCTTCGACTTGACCACCAAGAAGGCTCAAGACATGTGGACTCTGAGCCATCCCAAGAAGGATACGACTAAGCAGGCTCTCCAGGATGTCATCCGCACTCGCGAGGTGCTGATCAAGGGAGAGATTCCGGCAGACGCATACGAATACTCCGAGCCGAGCTAG
- a CDS encoding ATP-binding protein — MNERHGAHQRALAAAVEAVLRRLDAHASARSPAGTRTTPDAPAGEPATGDAGAAPAPASGVPSFDALAVVVSCLGLTPFERDVLVLAAAAETDPTTGPRCAAACGDPARPHPTFALALAALDAPHWSALTPVGPLRRWRLIELDDDSSPTTSRLRLDERILHFLVGVPYLDVRLHGLLRHRPPGREELPPGHQEAAESITRAWSGAELDGPPHTELVGADRATRWDIAATAADRAGLALYTAAADDLPTEPAERDRLARLWQREAILLPAALLIEGGDRAGERRGAAEAFLAELPVPVIVSSDEPQPGLTARRERVIAQPLTPDEQLRLWTGALDGVAGVREQDVRDLVAQFSLPAHVIRSAGAAVRRAPEGDAKQLAWRAGLAEARMSLDELGRRIEPRAGWEDLVLADRQREALKEAVAHVRRRATVYQEWGFEAVLRRGLGVTALFAGGSGTGKTLAAEVVAGELGVDLFVIDLSQIVSKYIGETEKNLRRVFDAAERGGALLLFDEADALFGKRSEVKDSHDRYANLEVSYLLMRMEAYRGLAILTTNMKQALDQAFMRRIRFIVDFPFPGVPERAEIWRRVIPRQTPSEDLDPERLAQLTVAGGSIRNIALSAAFLAADEGSPLRMRHMLAAARTEYVKLERSLTPSEVRGWV; from the coding sequence ATGAACGAGCGGCACGGCGCACACCAGCGGGCGCTCGCCGCCGCCGTGGAGGCGGTGCTCCGACGCCTGGACGCGCACGCCTCCGCGCGTTCGCCCGCCGGGACCCGCACCACCCCGGACGCACCGGCCGGCGAACCCGCCACCGGAGACGCGGGGGCCGCGCCCGCCCCGGCGAGCGGCGTCCCGTCCTTCGATGCCCTGGCGGTCGTCGTCTCCTGCCTCGGCCTCACCCCCTTCGAACGCGATGTGCTGGTCCTCGCCGCCGCGGCCGAGACCGACCCCACCACCGGCCCCCGCTGCGCCGCAGCCTGCGGCGATCCGGCCCGTCCCCACCCCACCTTCGCCCTGGCCCTCGCCGCCCTCGACGCCCCGCACTGGAGCGCGCTGACCCCCGTCGGGCCGCTGCGCCGCTGGCGGCTGATCGAGCTCGACGACGACAGCTCCCCGACGACGTCACGCTTACGCCTCGACGAACGCATCCTGCACTTCCTGGTCGGCGTGCCCTACCTGGACGTACGCCTGCACGGACTGCTCAGGCACCGTCCTCCCGGCCGGGAGGAACTGCCCCCCGGCCACCAGGAAGCCGCCGAGAGCATCACCCGCGCCTGGTCCGGTGCCGAGCTCGACGGGCCGCCGCACACCGAACTCGTCGGCGCGGACCGCGCCACCCGCTGGGACATCGCCGCCACCGCCGCCGACCGCGCGGGGCTGGCCCTGTACACCGCCGCCGCGGACGACCTGCCCACCGAGCCCGCCGAACGGGACCGGCTCGCCCGGCTCTGGCAGCGCGAGGCCATCCTGCTGCCGGCCGCCCTCCTGATCGAGGGCGGCGACCGGGCGGGCGAACGCCGCGGCGCGGCCGAGGCCTTCCTCGCCGAGCTGCCCGTACCCGTGATCGTCTCCAGCGACGAACCCCAGCCGGGCCTCACCGCCCGCCGCGAACGCGTCATCGCCCAGCCCCTCACCCCCGACGAGCAACTACGGCTGTGGACAGGGGCACTCGACGGTGTCGCGGGCGTCCGGGAACAGGACGTACGCGACCTCGTCGCCCAGTTCTCGCTGCCCGCCCATGTCATCCGCTCGGCGGGAGCGGCGGTGCGCCGGGCCCCCGAGGGCGACGCCAAGCAGCTGGCGTGGCGAGCGGGCCTGGCCGAGGCACGCATGTCCCTGGACGAGCTCGGCCGCCGCATCGAACCCCGCGCCGGATGGGAGGACCTCGTCCTCGCCGACCGCCAGCGCGAGGCGCTGAAAGAAGCCGTGGCCCACGTGCGGCGCCGCGCCACCGTCTACCAGGAGTGGGGCTTCGAAGCGGTGCTGCGGCGCGGCCTCGGGGTGACCGCCCTGTTCGCCGGAGGGTCGGGAACGGGCAAGACACTCGCCGCCGAGGTCGTCGCGGGCGAGCTGGGCGTCGACCTGTTCGTCATCGACCTCTCCCAGATCGTCAGCAAGTACATCGGGGAGACCGAGAAGAACCTGCGACGGGTCTTCGACGCCGCCGAGCGCGGCGGCGCCCTGCTGCTCTTCGACGAGGCCGACGCGCTGTTCGGCAAGCGCAGCGAGGTCAAGGACAGCCACGACCGCTACGCCAACCTCGAGGTCAGCTATCTGCTGATGCGCATGGAGGCGTACCGGGGACTCGCCATCCTGACCACCAATATGAAGCAGGCACTCGACCAGGCGTTCATGCGCCGGATCCGCTTCATCGTCGACTTCCCCTTCCCCGGGGTGCCGGAGCGGGCCGAGATCTGGCGCCGGGTCATCCCCCGGCAGACACCGAGCGAGGACCTGGACCCGGAGCGGCTGGCCCAGCTCACCGTGGCGGGCGGGTCCATCAGGAACATCGCCCTGTCGGCGGCGTTCCTCGCCGCGGATGAGGGCAGCCCGCTGCGGATGCGGCACATGCTGGCCGCAGCGCGTACCGAGTACGTGAAGCTGGAGCGCTCGCTGACCCCCTCGGAGGTACGCGGATGGGTGTGA
- a CDS encoding DUF4255 domain-containing protein has protein sequence MSNSLAIATVTEALRLLIANSVALDVPFAVDVAAIKPPAQPPAQPTVTVFLYQVTPNGTLRNRDTPTRTGDGTLLTKPAAALDLHYLVSFYGDERELVAQRLLGSVVRTLHELPTLPKELIDEAAASPFLVGSDLAAAPQRVRFTPSQMDVDDASKLWSMLFQTPYALSLTYQGTAVFIEGRQEPIAGKPVLRRTVRAVPTRQPLIDRLLSRPAGSPPGTEPVEGPVPAGHELVARGTGLRADRVSARVSGRELPLDADKVRDDQAVIRVPDDLPPGVHPVQLLHALDLGIPATPHWGLESNAATFARRPGITGPIGVEDRTGDDEISAVLVLGLDMPLGADQRVLLLLDEKQPPPGRRPAGYQFRAPFPLGQRPDPERLRIAITGVRPVAYLVRVQVDGVPSALTFSDEGTFDGPALDLGETR, from the coding sequence ATGAGCAACTCGCTGGCCATCGCCACCGTCACCGAAGCGCTGCGCCTGCTCATCGCGAACTCCGTCGCCCTCGACGTCCCGTTCGCCGTCGACGTCGCCGCCATCAAACCGCCCGCCCAGCCCCCGGCACAGCCCACGGTCACCGTCTTCCTGTACCAGGTCACGCCCAACGGGACGCTGCGCAACCGCGACACACCGACCCGCACGGGCGACGGCACCCTGCTCACCAAACCCGCCGCCGCCCTCGACCTGCACTACCTGGTCAGCTTCTACGGTGACGAGCGGGAACTCGTCGCCCAGCGCCTGCTCGGCTCGGTCGTCCGCACCCTCCACGAACTCCCCACCCTGCCCAAGGAGTTGATCGACGAAGCCGCGGCCTCGCCGTTCCTCGTGGGCAGCGACCTCGCGGCAGCACCCCAGCGGGTGCGGTTCACCCCCTCGCAGATGGACGTCGACGACGCCTCGAAGCTCTGGTCGATGCTTTTCCAGACCCCCTACGCGCTGTCCCTGACCTATCAGGGCACCGCCGTCTTCATCGAGGGCAGGCAGGAGCCCATCGCCGGAAAGCCGGTCCTGCGCCGCACCGTGCGGGCTGTCCCGACCCGGCAGCCCCTCATCGACCGGCTGCTGTCCCGCCCCGCCGGATCACCACCCGGCACCGAACCGGTGGAGGGACCGGTGCCGGCGGGACACGAACTGGTCGCCCGCGGCACAGGGCTGCGCGCCGACCGCGTCTCCGCCCGCGTAAGCGGACGCGAACTGCCCCTCGATGCCGACAAGGTACGCGACGACCAGGCCGTCATCCGCGTGCCGGACGACCTGCCGCCCGGAGTCCACCCCGTGCAACTGCTGCACGCCCTCGACCTGGGCATCCCGGCGACACCGCACTGGGGCCTGGAATCCAACGCCGCCACCTTCGCCCGCCGCCCCGGCATCACCGGGCCCATCGGCGTCGAGGACCGCACCGGCGACGACGAGATCTCGGCCGTCCTCGTCCTCGGCCTCGACATGCCACTGGGCGCAGACCAACGGGTGCTGCTCCTGCTCGACGAGAAGCAGCCACCCCCGGGCCGGCGCCCGGCCGGATACCAGTTCCGCGCGCCCTTCCCGCTCGGCCAACGGCCCGACCCCGAACGGCTGAGGATCGCGATCACCGGGGTACGCCCCGTCGCCTACCTGGTGCGAGTCCAGGTCGACGGGGTACCGAGCGCGCTCACGTTCTCGGACGAGGGCACCTTCGACGGACCGGCCCTCGACCTCGGCGAGACGCGCTGA
- a CDS encoding T4 family baseplate hub assembly chaperone, producing the protein MEHLEAGALLAAWEAGLASDDGGRALLLHGLARPGSDAGELLAVPVGRRDAELFAVRRALFGARLEVRTDCAECGEEMEFAFDAGDMGTAVDGPGKPIRVEAGEWTVEFRLPTPADLAAVEAVPEHRARAALLARCVLRAEHGGQDATDRPLPDHVQRRIAAASEESDPFADVTLNVACPECGKATRAELDIASYLWAELDAWARDTLLDVHLLATAYGWSEPEILALSPLRRRYYLELCADA; encoded by the coding sequence ATGGAACACCTGGAGGCCGGGGCGTTGCTCGCCGCGTGGGAGGCGGGGCTCGCGTCCGACGACGGCGGGCGCGCCCTGCTCCTGCACGGGCTCGCCCGCCCGGGATCCGACGCCGGGGAACTGCTCGCGGTGCCGGTGGGCCGGCGTGACGCCGAGCTGTTCGCCGTCCGGCGGGCGCTGTTCGGGGCGCGGCTGGAGGTGCGTACCGACTGCGCCGAGTGCGGGGAGGAGATGGAGTTCGCGTTCGACGCGGGCGATATGGGCACCGCTGTCGACGGGCCCGGCAAGCCCATTCGCGTCGAAGCGGGGGAGTGGACGGTCGAGTTCAGACTGCCCACCCCCGCCGACCTCGCCGCGGTCGAGGCCGTACCGGAGCACCGGGCCAGAGCCGCGCTGCTGGCCCGGTGCGTCCTGCGGGCCGAGCACGGCGGACAGGACGCGACGGACCGGCCCCTGCCCGACCACGTGCAGCGACGGATCGCCGCGGCCTCCGAGGAGTCGGACCCGTTCGCCGACGTCACGCTCAACGTCGCCTGCCCGGAGTGCGGGAAGGCGACCCGGGCTGAACTCGACATCGCCTCCTACCTGTGGGCCGAGCTGGACGCCTGGGCCCGCGACACCCTCCTGGACGTCCACCTGCTCGCCACCGCGTACGGCTGGAGCGAACCGGAGATCCTGGCGCTCAGCCCGCTGCGGCGCCGCTACTACCTGGAGCTGTGTGCGGATGCCTGA
- a CDS encoding phage tail protein: MAEFTVNAQRFDPYKNFKFLVVWDGRVVAGVSKISPLKRTTEVVKHRNGGDASSPRKSPGRTEFEAVTLERGVTHDTEFDRWANKVWMVGAGRGSEVSLADFRKDIVIQVLNEAGQVAVSHKLYRAWISEYQIVGELDANANAVAIQSLKLECEGWERDYEVPEPEEPSYQQPA; the protein is encoded by the coding sequence ATGGCCGAGTTCACGGTCAACGCGCAGCGGTTCGACCCGTACAAGAACTTCAAGTTCCTGGTCGTCTGGGACGGGCGCGTCGTCGCAGGCGTCAGCAAGATCAGTCCACTCAAGCGCACCACCGAGGTGGTCAAGCACCGCAACGGAGGCGACGCCAGCTCTCCGCGGAAGTCACCGGGGCGCACCGAGTTCGAAGCCGTCACGCTGGAACGCGGCGTCACCCACGACACCGAGTTCGACCGCTGGGCGAACAAGGTGTGGATGGTCGGCGCGGGCCGCGGCTCCGAGGTGTCACTGGCCGACTTCCGCAAGGACATCGTCATCCAGGTGCTCAACGAGGCAGGTCAGGTCGCGGTCTCCCACAAGCTCTACCGCGCCTGGATCAGCGAGTACCAGATCGTCGGTGAACTGGACGCGAACGCCAACGCGGTCGCGATCCAGAGCCTCAAGCTCGAATGCGAGGGCTGGGAGCGGGACTACGAGGTCCCCGAGCCGGAAGAGCCCTCGTACCAGCAGCCGGCCTAG